The proteins below are encoded in one region of Thermococcus peptonophilus:
- a CDS encoding antitoxin AF2212-like protein yields the protein MEVVEAVYENGVLKLKKKLNLPDGTEVSVKLIPKKISEKTFGIVKLGKEEVDKIIEEIEDEW from the coding sequence ATGGAGGTAGTTGAGGCTGTTTACGAGAACGGCGTCCTCAAGCTCAAGAAAAAGCTCAACTTACCCGATGGTACCGAGGTCAGTGTTAAGCTCATCCCCAAGAAAATATCCGAGAAGACCTTTGGAATCGTGAAGCTTGGTAAAGAGGAAGTTGACAAAATCATCGAGGAGATAGAGGATGAGTGGTAG
- a CDS encoding GTPase, with protein sequence MKARKAWRVVREVVDEADIVVEVVDARDPIGTRNRKLERLIQEEGKPLLIVMNKADLVPKEWAEEYKRKSEIPVVFISARERKGTGILRRKIKKLAKPLLEEKERVKVALIGYPNVGKSTIINTLKGKRAVGTAPIPGYTKGKQLIRLSKKIWLLDSPGVIPIDDFDELVIRGGFPADKIEEPVKPAVKLIGRILETRKEAITEKFGITEFESEEDILRKIGERRGLIKAGGEVDLEETARWFLREWQTGRFTLFGSEEGGKRDFIWDFEEILNGIEEDLLLDPRRILWKYRDELREKLDGQKRAGVREIEGVTVGIATGFKKCDSAVKFLEELTGKHVLASECFGKKWKGVVAVIE encoded by the coding sequence ATGAAGGCGAGAAAGGCATGGAGAGTCGTGAGAGAGGTAGTGGATGAGGCTGACATAGTCGTTGAGGTAGTCGATGCCCGCGATCCCATTGGGACGAGAAACAGAAAACTTGAGAGGCTGATCCAGGAAGAAGGAAAGCCCCTGCTCATAGTCATGAACAAGGCGGATTTAGTTCCGAAAGAGTGGGCCGAGGAGTACAAGCGGAAGAGCGAGATCCCAGTGGTGTTCATAAGCGCAAGGGAGAGAAAGGGAACCGGGATACTCAGGAGGAAAATCAAAAAGCTTGCAAAGCCACTCTTGGAGGAAAAGGAGAGAGTCAAGGTTGCACTCATAGGCTATCCCAACGTCGGCAAGAGCACGATCATCAACACCCTGAAGGGTAAGAGGGCTGTGGGAACTGCACCGATCCCAGGATACACCAAGGGCAAGCAGCTCATAAGGCTGAGCAAGAAGATATGGCTCCTTGACAGTCCTGGAGTTATTCCGATAGACGACTTTGACGAGCTTGTTATTAGGGGGGGCTTTCCGGCGGACAAGATAGAGGAGCCAGTAAAACCCGCGGTGAAGCTCATTGGGAGAATACTCGAAACTAGAAAAGAAGCTATAACCGAGAAGTTTGGAATCACGGAGTTTGAAAGCGAAGAGGACATACTGAGGAAAATCGGTGAGAGAAGGGGCCTAATAAAGGCCGGCGGTGAAGTTGACCTCGAGGAGACGGCGAGATGGTTCCTCCGCGAGTGGCAGACCGGAAGGTTTACCCTCTTCGGGAGCGAGGAAGGGGGGAAGAGAGATTTCATCTGGGACTTCGAGGAGATCCTTAATGGGATTGAAGAAGATCTCCTCCTTGACCCGAGGAGGATACTCTGGAAGTACAGGGATGAGCTGAGGGAGAAGCTCGACGGCCAGAAGAGGGCTGGGGTGAGGGAGATTGAGGGCGTAACGGTCGGTATAGCGACCGGGTTTAAGAAGTGCGATTCGGCCGTTAAGTTCCTCGAAGAGCTGACCGGAAAGCATGTCTTGGCAAGCGAGTGCTTCGGGAAGAAGTGGAAAGGTGTTGTGGCGGTGATAGAGTGA
- a CDS encoding fumarylacetoacetate hydrolase family protein, producing MIRLTFRDGFYELRPSKIVALAKNYAEHAKEMESDVPEKPVFFLKPPSALIGPGDPIILPRVSKRVDHEVELAVIIGKKAKRVPAEKAMDYVMGYTIMLDITARDLQAEARRKGLPWTISKGFDTFAPVGPRVVDKRELKVEDLEIGLKVNGELRQLGRTSGMVFKVPELIEYISSVMTLEPGDIIATGTPAGVGPLRHGDHIEAWIEGIGKAEFDVLSEGSILC from the coding sequence ATGATCCGCCTTACATTCCGCGACGGTTTTTATGAGCTCCGCCCGAGCAAGATAGTGGCATTAGCCAAAAACTACGCGGAGCACGCAAAGGAAATGGAGAGCGACGTCCCGGAGAAGCCGGTCTTCTTCCTCAAGCCGCCGAGCGCGCTCATCGGCCCGGGAGACCCGATAATTCTGCCCAGGGTGAGCAAGAGGGTTGACCACGAGGTTGAGCTGGCTGTCATCATCGGAAAGAAGGCAAAGCGCGTTCCGGCTGAGAAGGCGATGGACTACGTCATGGGCTACACGATAATGCTCGACATTACCGCCAGAGACCTTCAGGCCGAGGCAAGGAGAAAGGGCCTTCCCTGGACTATCTCCAAAGGCTTCGACACCTTCGCCCCCGTTGGGCCAAGGGTCGTTGATAAGCGCGAGTTAAAGGTTGAAGACCTCGAAATCGGTCTCAAGGTGAACGGAGAGCTCAGACAGCTTGGAAGGACGAGCGGGATGGTCTTCAAGGTTCCGGAGCTGATAGAGTATATAAGCTCGGTAATGACACTCGAGCCGGGGGACATAATAGCGACAGGAACGCCGGCAGGTGTGGGCCCGCTCAGGCACGGCGACCACATCGAGGCGTGGATAGAGGGGATAGGGAAGGCTGAGTTCGACGTTCTGAGCGAGGGCTCGATACTGTGCTGA
- the trm14 gene encoding tRNA (guanine(6)-N2)-methyltransferase — protein MRLLLTTSQGIEDIAGREVASLMERLGVPFRVEEKPLGVEGRLLLEVGEAYYIDKKGRKRELSIATYLNENSRLLHRVILEIASERFEGIGEDKPETALKRIKEFVSSLPVERFVKVSESFAVRPFRKGEHKITSVDIARTVGEAIFERLSRFGSPKVNLDHPAVIFRAELIGEVFFLGIDTTGDSSLHKRPWRVYDHPAHLKASIANALIELAEPDGGLFVDPFCGSGTILIELALRGYNGKIIGVEKYRKHLRGAKMNALSAGVLDKIEFIHGDATKLSQYIESVDFAVSNLPYGLKIGRKSMIPGLYMDFFSELSKVLEKRGVFITTEKKAIEKAITENGFKIKHHRLIGHGGLMVHTYVIE, from the coding sequence ATGAGGTTATTGCTAACAACCTCCCAGGGGATCGAAGACATAGCCGGAAGAGAGGTCGCCTCGCTGATGGAGAGGCTTGGAGTTCCGTTTCGAGTGGAAGAGAAGCCCTTAGGCGTTGAGGGGAGACTGCTCCTTGAGGTTGGTGAAGCTTACTATATCGACAAGAAGGGGAGGAAGAGGGAGCTGAGCATAGCAACCTACCTCAACGAGAACTCAAGGCTCCTCCATCGAGTTATTCTGGAAATAGCGAGCGAGAGGTTTGAGGGAATTGGTGAAGACAAACCAGAAACTGCCCTCAAGAGGATAAAAGAGTTTGTCTCCTCCCTTCCGGTTGAGCGCTTCGTGAAGGTAAGCGAGAGCTTTGCAGTGAGGCCCTTCAGGAAGGGAGAGCACAAGATAACGAGCGTTGATATCGCCAGAACCGTTGGAGAAGCCATCTTCGAGAGGCTCTCACGCTTTGGAAGCCCAAAGGTGAACCTAGACCATCCGGCCGTCATCTTCCGCGCCGAGCTTATCGGCGAGGTTTTCTTTTTAGGAATAGACACAACCGGAGATTCCTCGCTCCACAAGAGGCCCTGGCGCGTTTACGACCACCCGGCGCACCTCAAGGCGAGTATTGCAAATGCGCTCATAGAACTGGCTGAACCGGACGGCGGGCTCTTCGTAGACCCCTTCTGCGGGAGCGGGACGATACTGATTGAGCTAGCCCTCAGAGGATATAATGGGAAGATAATCGGCGTCGAAAAGTACAGGAAACACCTAAGGGGTGCGAAGATGAACGCCTTATCAGCTGGAGTGTTAGATAAGATCGAGTTCATCCACGGTGATGCCACAAAGCTTTCCCAATATATTGAGAGCGTTGACTTCGCGGTTAGCAACCTTCCCTACGGTCTGAAGATTGGAAGAAAGAGCATGATACCGGGGCTTTACATGGACTTCTTCAGCGAGCTGTCGAAGGTTCTCGAAAAGCGCGGTGTCTTCATAACGACGGAAAAGAAGGCGATAGAGAAGGCCATAACCGAGAACGGATTCAAAATCAAACATCATCGGCTCATAGGGCATGGCGGGCTCATGGTTCACACTTACGTGATCGAGTGA
- a CDS encoding HepT-like ribonuclease domain-containing protein, whose protein sequence is MKRTHEDYLNDIAEAISLIEEFTEGMTFEEFLADRKTQFAVIRALEVIGEAAKAIPDDFKRSHSRLPWREMARMRDKLIHAYFGVDLRVVWKTIKEDIPLLKEMLSDVL, encoded by the coding sequence ATGAAGCGAACCCATGAAGATTATCTCAACGACATAGCCGAGGCCATCTCGTTAATAGAAGAGTTCACGGAAGGAATGACCTTCGAAGAGTTTCTGGCGGATAGAAAGACCCAGTTTGCAGTAATCCGGGCGCTTGAAGTCATTGGTGAGGCCGCCAAAGCCATTCCCGACGACTTCAAGAGGTCTCATTCCCGGCTCCCTTGGAGGGAGATGGCTCGGATGAGGGATAAGCTTATCCACGCGTACTTCGGCGTTGACCTCCGCGTTGTCTGGAAGACCATAAAAGAAGACATTCCACTCCTTAAGGAGATGCTCTCAGACGTTCTGTGA
- the mntA gene encoding type VII toxin-antitoxin system antitoxin protein adenylyltransferase MntA, with protein sequence MRSLDEIEEILRMHKRELEEKFGVKEIGIFGSYVRGEARETSDVDILVDFHRIPSLLEFIRLEEYLEDLLGVRVDLVMKSALKPKIGKHVKREVIYV encoded by the coding sequence ATGAGGAGCCTTGATGAGATTGAAGAGATCCTTAGAATGCACAAGCGCGAGCTTGAGGAGAAGTTTGGAGTCAAAGAGATAGGAATATTCGGCTCCTACGTTAGGGGAGAGGCAAGGGAAACGAGCGACGTTGATATTCTCGTGGACTTCCACAGAATCCCCTCCCTTCTGGAGTTCATTCGGCTTGAGGAGTACCTCGAAGACCTCCTCGGCGTCAGGGTTGACCTCGTCATGAAGTCCGCGCTAAAGCCGAAGATAGGTAAGCACGTGAAGAGGGAGGTCATCTACGTATGA
- a CDS encoding TIGR04076 family protein: MEKLEIRVVEIRGKCPVFKLGDKIVIEGPKINLKETDAVCTHAFASILPYIVALRKGIKPSELGLGRGKKAYVQCLDPGPPYTGGGTVIFEITVVRDEGEKGMESRERGSG, from the coding sequence ATGGAAAAGCTAGAAATTAGAGTCGTGGAAATTCGCGGAAAATGCCCCGTTTTCAAGTTGGGGGACAAAATAGTAATAGAAGGGCCAAAGATAAACCTCAAGGAAACCGACGCAGTATGCACTCATGCCTTTGCTTCCATCCTCCCCTACATAGTTGCCCTTCGAAAGGGTATTAAACCCAGTGAGTTAGGCCTCGGCAGAGGGAAGAAGGCTTACGTCCAGTGCCTTGACCCTGGTCCGCCATACACTGGCGGGGGAACCGTGATCTTTGAGATAACGGTGGTGCGAGATGAAGGCGAGAAAGGCATGGAGAGTCGTGAGAGAGGTAGTGGATGA
- a CDS encoding DUF515 domain-containing protein: MAEDIEAKIRRLRELGRMATESEAPSPAAPPKPSPSKKPARRPRSLSSIRQKERRKRILIGASILIIIILLISVGVYSYIQSSKASKLENTRAEKIGELNRYFSSYNFSNSNCSQKAFQYKSLALSRITSANSLDELNSIDVRTYFDQAVTAYEKCVQEINQREYEKQLNQTKQQKIQEIELAFQPLLSLSLPDTLRTKAVATMKSLEEQVQSATTIEQVKSIKPDSYLLSLWKEYYLLEIDKIPGQDVILERNGEKSLISKDQAKTLISIVDNYQDLIGYKIAPVEWVEISLVLQRKDMNGALFAPGDRIKLYIRGANTTVVDGYLELMLLPVSEGGSISVSESQSQSSSTSTSSSTSYSESHSTSESPGGASISDSSSASDSYSNSQSGSQSSSASYSYSVNLAEILKAIAAGKIQASDEVKAQLQNYGWRLLDLEKSTGLQSMPETTRIMVIVKVPSIFVPDILENENSITIAKVIT; the protein is encoded by the coding sequence ATGGCTGAGGATATCGAAGCAAAAATTCGTCGCCTGAGGGAACTGGGAAGGATGGCAACTGAGAGCGAGGCTCCTTCACCAGCTGCTCCTCCCAAACCTTCTCCCTCTAAAAAACCGGCGCGCAGACCTAGGTCTTTGAGTAGCATTCGTCAGAAAGAGCGTAGAAAGAGAATTTTGATTGGGGCTTCCATTCTGATAATAATAATTCTGCTCATATCTGTTGGCGTTTATTCCTATATCCAAAGCTCTAAGGCATCAAAACTCGAAAATACTCGTGCCGAAAAAATCGGTGAACTAAACCGCTACTTCAGCTCGTACAATTTCTCGAACTCCAACTGCAGTCAAAAGGCATTTCAGTATAAGAGCCTCGCACTTTCTAGAATAACCTCGGCTAACAGTCTTGATGAACTAAACAGTATTGATGTGAGAACGTATTTTGACCAGGCTGTTACTGCCTATGAGAAGTGTGTCCAGGAGATAAACCAGCGTGAATATGAGAAGCAACTTAACCAGACAAAGCAGCAGAAGATTCAGGAGATAGAGTTAGCATTCCAGCCTCTGCTTTCCCTCAGCCTGCCTGATACTCTCAGAACAAAGGCAGTGGCCACTATGAAGAGCCTTGAGGAGCAGGTACAGAGCGCTACAACGATTGAGCAGGTCAAGTCAATAAAGCCAGACAGCTACCTGCTCTCCCTCTGGAAGGAGTACTACCTGCTGGAGATTGATAAGATACCGGGACAGGATGTCATTCTTGAGCGGAACGGTGAGAAGTCCCTTATTTCAAAGGATCAGGCAAAGACCCTCATATCTATAGTGGACAATTACCAGGACCTGATCGGGTACAAGATAGCTCCTGTTGAATGGGTTGAGATATCACTAGTACTTCAGAGAAAGGACATGAACGGGGCGTTGTTCGCTCCAGGCGACAGAATTAAGCTTTACATCAGGGGTGCTAACACAACCGTTGTTGACGGATACCTTGAGCTCATGCTCCTTCCGGTCAGTGAGGGTGGCTCAATATCCGTGAGTGAATCCCAGAGTCAGTCCAGTTCGACATCCACTTCCTCCTCAACTTCCTACAGTGAGAGCCACTCCACCTCTGAGTCTCCCGGAGGGGCTTCAATCTCAGACAGTAGCAGTGCGAGCGATTCCTACTCCAACAGTCAGTCTGGCAGTCAGAGTTCCTCGGCCAGCTACTCTTACAGTGTCAACCTCGCGGAAATCCTAAAGGCAATAGCGGCCGGAAAGATACAGGCTAGCGATGAAGTCAAAGCTCAGCTCCAGAACTACGGCTGGAGACTTCTGGACCTCGAAAAGAGCACCGGTCTTCAGTCAATGCCCGAAACCACCAGGATAATGGTGATCGTGAAAGTCCCATCAATCTTTGTGCCGGATATCCTTGAGAACGAAAACTCTATTACTATTGCAAAAGTCATTACCTGA
- a CDS encoding type II toxin-antitoxin system VapC family toxin encodes MSGSIFFDSNVLIYHLSGIQEAKALIQSVENGSIRGFINPIVVSEVLFFYIKANTGMKSYELKKRPENLSKLDLEPVFELFSLFKILDLNSDIVRESRNYIKDSLLLPNDALIAATCSFYGISTLATFDDDFKRVPHLRIIQSVNEV; translated from the coding sequence ATGAGTGGTAGCATCTTCTTTGATTCGAACGTTTTAATTTACCACCTAAGTGGAATACAAGAGGCAAAAGCTTTGATTCAATCTGTAGAGAACGGGAGTATCAGAGGCTTTATAAACCCAATTGTGGTCTCAGAAGTTCTCTTCTTTTACATAAAAGCCAATACTGGAATGAAGTCATATGAGCTGAAAAAACGTCCAGAGAATCTTTCTAAATTGGATCTGGAACCGGTTTTCGAGCTGTTCTCACTTTTCAAAATTCTCGACTTGAACTCTGACATCGTGAGAGAGTCTAGAAACTACATCAAAGATAGTCTCCTTCTGCCCAATGATGCCCTTATTGCCGCCACATGTAGCTTCTATGGAATTTCCACACTGGCTACTTTTGACGATGATTTCAAAAGAGTGCCCCATCTCAGGATAATTCAAAGTGTGAACGAGGTGTAA
- a CDS encoding tryptophan--tRNA ligase, with translation MDDFKVTPWDVEGMVDYDRLIKEFGTTPLTDDLLERTAKLTKSELPIFFRRRFFFSHRDYDKILDDYESGRGFFLYTGRGPSGPMHIGHIIPFFATKWLQEKFGVNLYIQITDDEKFLFKEKLSFEDTKRWAYENILDIIAVGFDPDKTFIFQNSEFTKIYEMALPIAKKINFSMARAVFGFNEQSKIGMIFYPAIQAAPTFFEKKRCLIPAAIDQDPYWRLQRDFAESLGYYKTAALHSKFVPPLTGLEGKMSASKPETAVYLTDDPEEAGKKIWRFALTGGQPTLKEQREKGGNPEKCVVFKWLEIFFEEDDKKLMERYHACKAGELTCGECKRYLIKKVQDFLKEHQKKRKEAEKKVEKFKYTGELAQEQWDKAIPEPLKN, from the coding sequence ATGGACGACTTTAAGGTTACCCCCTGGGACGTTGAGGGAATGGTTGACTACGACAGGCTGATAAAGGAGTTCGGGACGACGCCGCTGACGGACGATCTCCTGGAGAGAACGGCGAAGCTGACTAAGAGCGAACTCCCGATATTCTTCAGGAGGAGGTTCTTCTTCTCCCACAGGGACTACGACAAAATCCTCGACGACTACGAAAGCGGGAGGGGCTTCTTCCTCTACACCGGCAGAGGCCCGAGTGGCCCGATGCACATCGGCCACATCATTCCTTTCTTCGCGACCAAGTGGCTTCAGGAGAAGTTTGGGGTGAACCTCTACATCCAGATAACCGACGACGAGAAGTTCCTCTTCAAGGAGAAGCTGAGCTTTGAGGATACCAAGAGGTGGGCCTACGAGAACATCCTCGACATAATTGCTGTGGGCTTCGACCCTGACAAGACTTTCATCTTCCAGAACAGCGAGTTCACCAAGATCTACGAAATGGCCCTCCCGATAGCCAAGAAGATAAACTTCTCGATGGCGAGGGCAGTCTTCGGCTTCAACGAGCAGAGCAAGATTGGAATGATATTCTACCCAGCAATACAAGCCGCTCCAACGTTCTTCGAGAAGAAGCGCTGTCTGATTCCTGCCGCCATAGACCAGGACCCCTACTGGAGGCTCCAGAGGGACTTCGCTGAAAGCTTAGGCTACTACAAGACTGCCGCCCTCCACTCCAAGTTCGTTCCGCCCTTAACGGGCCTCGAGGGCAAGATGAGCGCGAGCAAGCCCGAAACGGCCGTTTACCTCACCGACGATCCGGAAGAAGCTGGAAAGAAGATATGGAGGTTTGCCCTCACCGGCGGCCAGCCAACGCTCAAGGAGCAGCGGGAGAAGGGTGGAAACCCTGAGAAGTGTGTCGTCTTCAAGTGGCTTGAGATATTCTTCGAGGAGGACGACAAGAAGCTCATGGAGCGCTACCACGCCTGTAAGGCCGGAGAGCTGACCTGCGGCGAGTGCAAGCGCTACCTCATCAAGAAAGTCCAGGACTTCCTCAAGGAGCACCAGAAGAAGAGGAAAGAGGCCGAGAAGAAGGTCGAGAAGTTCAAGTACACCGGTGAGCTGGCCCAGGAGCAGTGGGATAAGGCTATTCCTGAGCCGTTGAAAAACTAA
- a CDS encoding DMT family transporter translates to MNKEVEGTLLAFLVLLALGLEPAIIRANPSNPIGFITLSIFSAALILWVVLLATGRFGEIREKPAELKKTFLTGLFATAIAYSLYSLGTSMSTAVNSAIITRLEVFYSLAIGWLLLRERVSGKALTSSLLLFGGVFLVLTQGKLITPRKGDLLLLLTPLFWQLGHTVAKFTDYSPLTIATLRNTFGFLLLLPLALLSGIRLTKPAVAEGIIIATTQTLWYASISRINLSKATAILTPAPVVTIAVAIAFLGEKVGVYHLLGFLLVTIGTLLIAFEESGKR, encoded by the coding sequence GTGAATAAGGAAGTCGAAGGCACGCTCCTCGCTTTTCTCGTCCTCCTTGCTTTGGGTCTTGAGCCAGCCATCATAAGGGCCAATCCCTCCAATCCAATCGGCTTCATAACCCTGTCCATCTTCTCCGCGGCCCTTATCCTGTGGGTGGTTCTTCTGGCAACTGGCAGGTTCGGAGAGATTCGAGAGAAACCTGCCGAGCTTAAGAAGACCTTCCTAACCGGCCTTTTTGCCACCGCCATTGCCTACTCCCTCTACTCGCTCGGGACAAGCATGAGCACGGCCGTGAACTCAGCCATAATAACGCGCCTTGAGGTGTTCTATTCCCTCGCCATCGGTTGGCTTCTCCTCAGGGAGAGGGTGAGCGGAAAGGCTCTGACCTCTTCGCTCCTGCTCTTCGGCGGGGTCTTTCTAGTACTCACGCAGGGAAAGTTGATAACACCAAGGAAGGGCGATCTCCTGCTCCTCCTAACGCCGCTATTCTGGCAACTGGGACATACTGTTGCAAAGTTCACCGACTACTCGCCGCTGACGATAGCTACACTCAGGAACACCTTTGGCTTTCTCCTCCTACTCCCACTTGCGCTCCTGAGCGGAATTCGGCTAACCAAGCCCGCCGTTGCGGAGGGAATCATAATAGCGACAACTCAAACCCTATGGTACGCCTCGATTTCAAGAATAAACCTCTCGAAGGCCACCGCGATACTCACTCCAGCTCCGGTCGTCACGATAGCGGTAGCTATAGCCTTCCTCGGTGAGAAGGTTGGGGTTTATCATTTACTCGGCTTCCTTCTTGTAACAATCGGAACGCTTCTGATAGCCTTTGAGGAAAGCGGGAAGAGGTAA